A window of the Diceros bicornis minor isolate mBicDic1 chromosome 30, mDicBic1.mat.cur, whole genome shotgun sequence genome harbors these coding sequences:
- the LOC131394615 gene encoding olfactory receptor 7E24-like, translating into MKPQNLTHVPEFLLMGVSDDPKLQPLLFGLFLTMYLVTVLGNLLIILTVSSDSHLHSPMYFFSSNLSLADIGFSTTTVPKMLVNLQTHSKSITYAGCLTQVSFSFLLRCLDNFLLHVMAYDRLVAICHPLHYPVTMNLHLCGLLVLVSFFLSLLDSQLHYLMMSQLTFCRKVEIPHFFCDVPQLLKLACSDTPTNNILIYVLGAIFGGVPLTGILYSYTGIISSILRVPLSSGKHKAFSTCGSHLSVVCLFYGTGLGVYLSSTVSSSPRKDAVASVMYIVVTPMLNPFTYSLRNTDIKSVLWRIVSRIS; encoded by the coding sequence ATGAAACCCCAGAATCTAACACATGTCCCGGAATTCCTCCTCATGGGCGTCTCAGATGATCCAAAATTGCAGCCCCTCCTCTTTGGTCTGTTTCTGACCATGTACCTGGTCACGGTGCTCGGAAATCTCCTCATCATCCTGACTGTCAGCTCTGACTCTCACCTCCACAGCCCCATGTACTTCTTCTCGTCCAATCTGTCTTTGGCTGACATTGGTTTCAGCACCACTACAGTCCCCAAGATGCTGGTGAACCTCCAGACACACAGCAAATCCATCACTTATGCAGGCTGCCTAACTCAGgtgtccttttcttttcttttgagatGTTTGGACAATTTTCTCCTGCatgtgatggcctatgaccggtTGGTGGCCATTTGTCACCCCCTGCACTACCCGGTCACCATGAACCTCCATCTCTGTGGCTTGTTGGTCCTGGTGTCATTTTTCCTCAGCCTTTTGGACTCCCAGCTGCATTACTTGATGATGTCACAGCTTACTTTCTGCAGAAAGGTGGAAATTCCTCATTTCTTTTGTGATGTCCCTCAACTCCTCAAACTTGCCTGTTCTGACACCCCCACCAATAACATATTGATCTATGTTCTTGGTGCCATCTTTGGTGGTGTTCCACTCACAGGGATCCTTTACTCTTATACTGGAATTATTTCTTCCATCCTGAGAGTCCCCTTGTCAAGTGGGAAGCAtaaagccttctccacctgtggctctcacctgtcagttgtttgcttattttatgGAACAGGCCTTGGGGTGTACCTCAGTTCCACTGTCTcatcttccccaaggaaggatgCGGTGGCCTCAGTGATGTATATTGTGGTCACCCCTATGCTGAACCCCTTCACCTACAGCCTGAGGAACACGGACATCAAGAGTGTCTTGTGGAGGATTGTCAGCAGAATAAGTTGA